A DNA window from Helianthus annuus cultivar XRQ/B chromosome 15, HanXRQr2.0-SUNRISE, whole genome shotgun sequence contains the following coding sequences:
- the LOC110911077 gene encoding amino acid transporter AVT1I, with protein sequence MAAEKLEDYSVTIPLLLNHENRTKAAEQDVTTTAAATTTVTTGTSSFFNTCFNGLNALSGVGILSVPYALASGGWLSLLLLFTIAISTFYTGILIKRCMETDPTIRSYPDIGDRAFGKTGRIIVLVTMNIELYLVATGFLILEGDNLSNLLPDIDFDLYGIHVGSKKSFVIIVAAIILPTIWLNNMSILSYISASGVLASLIILGSIMWVGEFDGVGFQEKGRMVNWNGMPSAVSLYAFCYCAHPVFPTLYTSMKNQHQFSKVLLVCFVFCTITYSSMAVVGYLMFGSEVESQITLNLPTDKISSRVAICTTLVNPIAKYALMVTPIVHTIEETFLSFYNTRKFSLLIRTALVISTVVVALALPLFGYLMSLVGAFLSVTASVILPSLCYLKISGTYRRFGLELVLIGFIVFIGFVAAIVGTYTSLEDIARNI encoded by the exons ATGGCGGCTGAAAAACTGGAAGATTACTCGGTCACAATACCTTTACTGCTCAACCACGAAAACCGAACAAAGGCGGCCGAGCAGGATGTAACCACCACAGCCGCCGCCACAACGACCGTCACCACAGGCACTTCTTCATTCTTCAACACATGTTTCAATGGTCTCAATGCTCTATCAG GTGTTGGGATTCTATCAGTTCCATATGCATTGGCATCAGGAGGGTGGCTAAGCTTGCTACTGCTTTTCACAATAGCCATCTCAACGTTCTACACAGGAATACTTATTAAAAGATGTATGGAGACCGATCCAACGATAAGAAGTTATCCGGACATTGGAGATAGAGCGTTTGGTAAAACTGGAAGGATCATAGTGTTAGTCACCATGAACATAGAGCTTTATTTAGTTGCTACAGGTTTCTTGATCCTAGAGGGCGATAATCTAAGTAACTTATTACCAGATATAGACTTTGATCTTTATGGGATTCATGTTGGTAGCAAGAAAAGCTTTGTCATTATTGTTGCTGCCATTATACTCCCCACAATTTGGCTGAATAACATGAGCATTCTTTCGTATATATCAGCAAGTGGTGTCCTAGCGTCTTTGATCATCTTAGGCTCGATCATGTGGGTTGGTGAGTTTGATGGTGTCGGGTTTCAGGAAAAGGGTAGAATGGTAAACTGGAACGGGATGCCTTCGGCTGTGAGTTTGTATGCCTTCTGCTATTGTGCTCATCCGGTTTTCCCTACTTTGTATACTTCCATGAAAAACCAACATCAATTCTCAAAG GTGCTGCTAGTGTGTTTTGTCTTCTGCACAATTACTTACTCGTCTATGGCAGTCGTTGGTTACCTCATGTTTGGTTCAGAGGTAGAGTCACAGATTACCTTAAACCTTCCAACCGACAAAATAAGCTCAAGAGTGGCTATATGCACCACCTTGGTGAACCCAATAGCTAAATATGCACTGATGGTGACACCAATTGTCCACACAATTGAAGAAACATTTTTATCTTTTTACAATACTAGAAAGTTTAGCCTCTTGATCAGAACAGCACTCGTAATAAGCACAGTAGTCGTAGCCTTGGCACTCCCTTTGTTTGGGTATTTGATGTCACTTGTGGGAGCGTTTTTAAGCGTCACAGCCTCGGTCATATTGCCATCCTTATGTTACTTGAAGATTTCAGGCACTTATAGGAGATTTGGACTTGAGTTGGTACTTATTGGATTCATTGTGTTCATCGGGTTTGTCGCCGCAATTGTAGGTACTTACACGTCGTTGGAAGATATAGCGAGGAATATATAA